The following are encoded in a window of Spiroplasma tabanidicola genomic DNA:
- a CDS encoding ABC transporter ATP-binding protein, with translation MKKKNEGTSIFIKPRQKTIAGLFMQGCKQKPIYAALTLFSIIAVILFTVFNIKIAENLVKILTAQNLVDMISKKDEASQTIIGDLIQNGVITGGEDTKFDVDALLRNEALVNSILKKLGNEDVLYRDGSIYSSIFGIELTFSKWIYTLMGNIGLIVISMYLSYFFTGLIAQTKETDLRKDTITKILSQDLNFFNANKTQSLVTIIVKDIGFIGDQLKIAPIIIVYILGSFVGATVTLGIIDWKITLCTLSLILGVVLVALLVVFVISKPTKKINLEEKNLNNTMAERIQAIRLVKSAGTWLEEQEKFKSQSKKLDRDKKISIAMTTLIAALLVGGIGSFTMASIVFGNFIYTGETAKLLTIFSTFTAGIFVVITPLFQLKEILEGVNRAKNSFNTIDKITSSMPKIDVNKEAEIESVDGDIILKDVYFSYPDAPDKTIINKLNLTLRKNKKYAFVGPSGSGKSTIAKLLLRFYDPTDGKILINGKQDLAELNLKSWLKHVGYVDQEPQIFSGTIIENVAYGLESWTQEELVEACKKAKLHSLIMALPKGYETVLYERGAQLSGGQKQRLVIARAFLKDPAVLILDEATSALDNIVEKEIQQELDKLMVGRTTISIAHRLSTIKDFDEIFVLDPNLGIAQRGTFNELINEPGIFKTLYDSSKN, from the coding sequence ATGAAAAAGAAAAATGAAGGCACTAGTATTTTTATAAAACCTAGACAAAAAACTATTGCTGGATTATTTATGCAAGGTTGTAAACAAAAACCAATTTATGCAGCACTAACTCTTTTTTCGATAATTGCAGTTATTCTTTTTACTGTTTTTAATATTAAAATAGCAGAGAATTTAGTAAAAATCTTAACAGCTCAAAATTTAGTGGATATGATATCAAAAAAAGATGAAGCATCTCAAACTATAATTGGAGATTTGATTCAAAATGGAGTAATTACTGGAGGAGAAGATACTAAATTTGATGTTGATGCTTTATTAAGAAATGAGGCTTTAGTAAACTCAATTCTTAAAAAACTTGGGAATGAAGATGTTTTATATCGTGATGGAAGTATTTATTCAAGTATATTTGGAATTGAATTAACTTTTAGTAAATGAATTTATACATTGATGGGAAATATTGGTTTAATTGTTATTTCAATGTATTTAAGTTATTTTTTTACAGGACTTATAGCTCAAACAAAAGAAACTGATTTAAGAAAAGATACAATAACAAAAATTTTATCTCAGGATTTAAACTTTTTTAATGCAAATAAAACTCAAAGTTTAGTAACAATTATTGTAAAAGATATTGGATTTATTGGAGATCAATTAAAAATAGCACCAATTATTATTGTTTATATACTAGGTAGTTTTGTTGGAGCAACAGTTACTCTTGGAATTATTGATTGAAAAATTACACTATGTACATTGTCATTAATCTTAGGTGTTGTTTTAGTTGCGTTGCTTGTTGTATTTGTAATTTCAAAACCAACTAAAAAAATTAATTTAGAAGAAAAAAACTTAAACAACACAATGGCTGAAAGAATTCAAGCTATTAGATTAGTAAAATCAGCTGGAACTTGATTAGAAGAACAAGAAAAATTTAAATCACAATCCAAAAAACTAGATAGAGATAAAAAAATTAGTATAGCTATGACAACTTTAATTGCAGCTTTATTAGTTGGGGGAATTGGTAGTTTTACAATGGCTTCTATTGTATTTGGAAACTTTATTTATACAGGAGAAACTGCTAAACTTTTAACAATTTTTAGTACTTTTACAGCAGGAATATTTGTTGTTATTACACCATTATTTCAATTAAAAGAGATTTTAGAAGGTGTCAATCGAGCAAAAAATAGTTTTAATACAATAGATAAAATCACATCGAGCATGCCAAAAATCGATGTCAACAAAGAAGCAGAAATAGAAAGTGTTGACGGAGATATTATTTTAAAAGATGTTTACTTTTCATATCCTGATGCACCTGATAAAACTATTATTAATAAGTTAAATTTAACATTAAGAAAAAATAAAAAGTATGCATTTGTGGGTCCATCAGGTAGTGGTAAATCTACAATTGCAAAATTACTACTAAGATTTTATGATCCAACCGATGGAAAAATTTTAATTAATGGAAAACAAGATTTAGCAGAATTAAATTTAAAATCTTGATTAAAACATGTTGGGTATGTTGATCAAGAACCTCAAATCTTTAGTGGAACTATTATTGAAAATGTTGCTTATGGTTTAGAAAGCTGAACACAAGAAGAGTTAGTTGAAGCTTGTAAAAAAGCTAAATTACATAGTTTAATAATGGCGCTTCCTAAAGGTTATGAAACTGTGTTATATGAAAGAGGAGCACAACTTTCAGGGGGACAAAAACAAAGATTAGTCATTGCAAGAGCTTTCTTAAAAGACCCTGCTGTATTAATTCTTGATGAAGCAACAAGCGCATTAGACAATATTGTTGAAAAAGAAATTCAACAAGAACTTGATAAATTAATGGTTGGTAGAACAACAATTAGTATTGCACACAGATTGTCAACCATTAAAGACTTTGATGAAATCTTTGTTTTAGATCCAAATTTAGGGATTGCACAAAGAGGAACATTTAATGAACTTATAAATGAACCAGGAATTTTTAAAACTCTTTATGATAGTAGTAAAAATTAA
- a CDS encoding Cof-type HAD-IIB family hydrolase, with protein MKLQHLNKKRLILVDLDGTVLKSDGQTIHEKTAQVLKKACEDGHTVCIVTGRPHRATMRFYKQLGITSLMTNFDGAHIHDPYKRRFKRLVFPISEQVVFDIINNPVVKENVTNILVESYNKAFVMKKDEFIENFFHLDDVDDDDYFIANPYESWEGPATNLCIFASKEDKKDDIIRQLEKFKNTIKIQSGHIYGNITKASTLMITLTNKIVNKGFVASILAQYYNKDIRDVIAFGDQMNDYDMIKTVGYGVAMKNGITELKNVADGITNFTNDEGGVGEYLERLLNGEEV; from the coding sequence ATGAAATTACAACATTTAAATAAAAAACGACTAATTTTAGTTGATTTAGATGGTACTGTTTTAAAATCTGATGGTCAAACTATTCATGAAAAAACAGCACAAGTTCTAAAAAAAGCTTGTGAAGATGGTCATACAGTTTGTATAGTAACAGGAAGACCACATAGAGCAACAATGCGATTTTATAAACAATTAGGAATTACAAGTTTAATGACAAATTTTGATGGAGCACATATTCATGATCCATACAAAAGAAGATTTAAAAGATTAGTATTTCCAATTAGTGAACAAGTTGTTTTTGATATTATTAATAATCCTGTAGTAAAAGAAAATGTAACAAATATTTTAGTTGAATCATACAACAAAGCTTTTGTTATGAAAAAAGATGAATTCATTGAAAACTTCTTTCACTTAGATGATGTTGACGATGATGATTATTTTATAGCAAATCCTTATGAGAGTTGAGAAGGACCTGCAACTAATTTATGTATATTTGCATCAAAAGAAGATAAAAAAGACGATATTATTAGACAACTTGAGAAGTTCAAAAACACTATAAAAATACAATCAGGTCATATTTATGGAAATATTACAAAAGCATCAACTTTAATGATTACATTGACAAATAAAATTGTAAATAAAGGTTTTGTTGCAAGTATATTAGCTCAGTATTATAACAAAGATATCAGAGATGTAATTGCATTTGGAGACCAAATGAATGATTATGATATGATAAAAACTGTTGGTTATGGTGTTGCTATGAAAAATGGTATCACAGAACTTAAAAACGTTGCTGATGGTATTACTAATTTCACAAATGATGAGGGTGGAGTTGGAGAATATTTAGAAAGACTTCTTAATGGTGAAGAGGTTTAG
- a CDS encoding peroxiredoxin, giving the protein MLLENNIYELDTQQESSLSGLMGSRGLVLFFYPKASTPGCTREVNEYSKLKKEFDLLQYNIVGVSADNVEDQNKFACNNKLEFPLIADKDKKLINELSLWGSFKNTNGILMEGTRRCTFIINTNLEVIKSFMDVNPTEHVKEVLEFLKTRINESNKTI; this is encoded by the coding sequence ATGCTTTTAGAAAATAATATATACGAATTAGATACACAACAAGAAAGTTCATTATCTGGTTTGATGGGTTCAAGAGGATTGGTCTTATTCTTTTATCCCAAAGCAAGTACACCCGGATGTACTAGAGAAGTAAATGAATATTCTAAATTAAAAAAAGAGTTTGACTTATTACAATACAATATTGTTGGAGTAAGTGCTGATAATGTTGAAGATCAAAACAAATTTGCATGCAACAATAAATTAGAATTTCCTTTAATAGCTGATAAAGATAAAAAATTAATTAATGAGTTATCTTTATGAGGGAGTTTTAAAAACACTAATGGTATTTTAATGGAAGGTACAAGAAGATGTACTTTTATTATAAATACAAACTTAGAAGTAATTAAATCATTTATGGATGTTAATCCTACAGAACATGTAAAAGAAGTTTTAGAGTTTTTAAAAACCAGAATCAATGAATCAAATAAAACAATATAA
- a CDS encoding GNAT family N-acetyltransferase: MKLNFNYKKGKGSNLYDDAIKLRKDIFVIEQECFDTPDEDDFDDIAYHIVGYYENETICCARVFFDEEILLWGRIAVDKKYRGKNLGVQLLNYLKEFSFDHLKSKEVHIHAEYYAMEFYKKFGFIEYGDVYIFDNIEHINMKLEF; this comes from the coding sequence ATGAAATTGAATTTTAATTACAAAAAAGGTAAAGGTAGTAATCTGTATGATGATGCAATAAAATTAAGAAAAGATATTTTTGTTATTGAACAAGAGTGTTTTGATACACCTGATGAAGATGACTTTGATGATATTGCATATCATATTGTTGGATATTATGAAAACGAGACTATTTGTTGTGCAAGAGTATTTTTTGATGAAGAAATTTTATTATGAGGTAGGATTGCAGTTGATAAAAAATATAGAGGAAAAAATTTAGGAGTACAATTACTAAATTACTTAAAAGAATTTTCTTTTGATCATTTAAAATCAAAAGAAGTTCATATTCACGCTGAGTATTATGCAATGGAGTTTTATAAAAAATTTGGATTTATTGAGTATGGAGATGTATATATTTTTGATAACATAGAACATATAAATATGAAACTAGAATTTTAG
- the pepF gene encoding oligoendopeptidase F, which translates to MKRNEAKQNYKWDFSHLYKNGNEFKKDLEVLKQQFDKLESMKGQLNNNNKFLEYLKLDKEIDYLFAKLNQYIHMYDVDQANSELQELQGLFQNTYQECFSKVSFFDPEVISVGKETILGFLKGSEFESETYIFEKLFRKQKHILDDESESLLSKVARSRGAVGELYDTLAYADNIEEKILIDGKEEVVDTTLYRKIMEDSDPTEDQNLRKEVWEKRFINYKSRKYSYAKIYEGILLKDVENYKIRNYESSLEMSLKRDNVPVSVYEKLLETGKKHIQVLKNYYLLIKEKYGFKKFNSTDRELVLTKEFNKTYSVDEGIKIVKDSLKVLGDEYVEFLDKASRPNAIDYYEDKTKRSGAYSSGGYGVEPIILMNWSDKLSSLSTLAHELGHSVHTYLSNKYQPFPLGNYPLILAEVASTFNEHILFDYTYKNLKDDSEKVYLLQQRIFDLCSTFYRQIQFAEFEYQAHKMAEKGEPITADSLMNLFLDIENKYGYDIFDDKDRDAFQWPYIGHFFFSPFYVYKYAVDITASFKLYDDFKKNGPESILNFLKSGGHKDPLDILKDCGVDFNKEETYMPLINEIDHLTKELKKLI; encoded by the coding sequence ATGAAAAGAAATGAAGCAAAACAAAACTACAAGTGAGATTTTTCACATTTATATAAAAATGGAAATGAATTTAAAAAAGATCTTGAAGTTTTAAAACAACAATTTGACAAATTAGAAAGTATGAAAGGACAATTAAATAACAATAATAAATTTTTAGAATATTTAAAATTAGATAAAGAAATAGATTATCTATTTGCAAAATTAAATCAATACATTCATATGTATGATGTAGATCAAGCAAATAGTGAATTACAAGAATTACAAGGATTATTTCAAAATACATATCAAGAGTGTTTTTCAAAAGTAAGTTTTTTTGACCCAGAAGTTATATCAGTTGGTAAAGAAACTATTTTAGGATTTTTAAAAGGTAGTGAGTTTGAAAGTGAAACTTACATTTTTGAAAAATTATTTAGAAAACAAAAACATATTCTTGATGATGAAAGTGAATCTTTGCTAAGTAAAGTGGCAAGAAGTAGAGGAGCTGTAGGAGAATTATATGATACACTTGCTTATGCTGACAACATTGAAGAAAAAATATTAATTGATGGTAAAGAAGAAGTTGTGGATACAACTTTATATAGAAAAATTATGGAAGACTCAGACCCAACTGAAGATCAAAATTTAAGAAAAGAAGTTTGAGAAAAAAGATTTATAAATTATAAATCAAGAAAATATTCATATGCAAAAATTTATGAAGGTATTTTACTAAAAGATGTGGAAAATTATAAAATAAGAAACTATGAAAGCTCATTAGAAATGAGTTTAAAAAGAGATAATGTTCCTGTTAGTGTATATGAAAAACTTTTAGAAACAGGAAAAAAACATATTCAAGTTTTAAAAAATTACTATTTACTAATTAAAGAAAAATATGGTTTTAAAAAATTTAATTCTACAGATAGAGAATTAGTTTTAACAAAAGAATTTAACAAAACTTATTCAGTTGACGAAGGAATTAAAATTGTAAAAGACTCTTTAAAAGTTTTAGGAGATGAATATGTAGAATTTTTAGATAAAGCATCAAGGCCTAATGCAATAGATTATTATGAAGATAAAACTAAAAGAAGTGGTGCTTATTCATCTGGTGGATATGGAGTTGAACCTATTATTTTAATGAATTGAAGTGATAAATTAAGTTCATTAAGTACTCTAGCTCATGAGTTAGGACACTCAGTACATACATATTTATCAAATAAGTATCAACCATTCCCATTAGGGAATTATCCATTAATTCTTGCAGAAGTGGCTTCAACTTTTAATGAGCACATTTTATTTGATTACACATATAAAAATTTAAAAGATGATTCAGAAAAAGTTTATTTACTACAACAAAGAATATTCGATTTATGTTCGACATTTTATAGACAAATTCAATTTGCAGAATTTGAATATCAAGCACATAAAATGGCTGAAAAAGGTGAACCAATTACTGCAGATAGTTTAATGAATTTATTCTTAGATATTGAAAATAAATATGGTTATGACATTTTTGATGATAAAGATAGAGATGCTTTCCAATGACCTTACATTGGACACTTCTTCTTTTCACCATTTTATGTTTATAAATATGCTGTTGATATAACTGCTAGTTTTAAACTTTATGATGATTTCAAAAAAAATGGACCAGAAAGTATTTTAAATTTCTTAAAATCTGGTGGACACAAAGATCCGTTAGATATTTTAAAAGATTGTGGTGTTGACTTTAATAAAGAAGAAACATATATGCCACTAATTAACGAAATTGATCACTTAACAAAAGAATTAAAAAAATTAATTTAG
- a CDS encoding M17 family metallopeptidase, protein MILVNENNFELTLKAFEKDSLKNNLIVNESGSTTLSLEEKVLYLCLDNKMNKKSLEKTFSSIVSSSKYDMNIDLDSVLNIFENKKEVFQLVVEIILFSLHQQFSMKEKNSEFKSFSLLFDNKYNDIYETSKIKVEYVNFARDLQDLPPNIGTSIEIANRIEEKAKKIDGLKVTILNKKQIEDNKMGLLLGVNEGSHIDARVVILEYCTDDKLPKTAYVGKGITFDTGGYNLKGSQFLANMKFDMSGCAIVSAAVLALAKKKAKCNVVSIGLLTDNRIGGHATLTESVLTSMNGKTVEIGNTDAEGRLVLADGMTYAIRKLKADRLITVATLTGAIRVALGPWYTGAFSNNNEFYNEFENGSKKSFETIWRLPMDSEHLKVMQGSKIADLDNSGTTGFAGSSTAAAFLNAFSEDKPYIHLDVASTAYEDKRGKATMARTLFEMLNK, encoded by the coding sequence ATGATTTTAGTAAATGAAAATAATTTTGAATTAACATTAAAAGCTTTTGAAAAAGATAGCTTAAAAAATAATTTAATAGTAAACGAAAGTGGTTCAACAACTTTATCGCTTGAAGAAAAAGTTTTATATTTATGTTTAGATAATAAAATGAACAAAAAAAGTTTAGAAAAAACTTTTTCATCAATAGTATCTTCAAGTAAATATGATATGAATATCGATTTAGATTCAGTATTAAATATCTTTGAAAATAAAAAAGAAGTATTTCAACTAGTTGTAGAAATAATTTTATTTAGTTTACATCAACAATTTTCAATGAAAGAAAAAAACTCTGAATTTAAATCATTTAGTTTATTATTTGATAACAAATACAATGATATTTATGAGACTTCAAAAATTAAAGTAGAGTATGTAAATTTTGCAAGAGACTTACAAGATTTACCACCAAATATTGGAACTTCAATTGAAATAGCAAATAGAATTGAAGAAAAAGCAAAAAAAATAGATGGATTAAAAGTTACAATTTTAAATAAAAAACAAATTGAAGATAATAAAATGGGATTACTTTTAGGAGTTAATGAAGGATCTCATATTGATGCTAGAGTTGTAATTTTAGAATATTGTACAGATGATAAATTACCTAAAACCGCATATGTAGGAAAAGGAATCACATTTGATACTGGAGGATATAACTTAAAAGGTTCACAATTTTTAGCAAACATGAAATTTGATATGTCAGGATGTGCAATTGTTAGTGCTGCAGTTTTAGCTTTAGCTAAGAAAAAAGCAAAATGTAATGTTGTATCAATTGGATTATTAACTGATAATAGAATTGGTGGTCATGCGACTTTAACTGAATCTGTTTTAACTTCAATGAATGGTAAAACTGTTGAAATTGGAAATACAGATGCTGAAGGAAGATTGGTTTTAGCTGATGGTATGACTTATGCAATTAGAAAGTTAAAAGCAGATCGTTTAATAACAGTTGCAACTTTAACTGGTGCAATAAGAGTTGCGTTAGGTCCGTGATATACAGGTGCATTTTCTAATAATAACGAATTTTATAATGAGTTTGAAAATGGATCAAAAAAATCTTTTGAAACAATTTGAAGATTACCAATGGATTCAGAACATTTAAAAGTTATGCAAGGATCGAAAATAGCTGACTTAGATAATTCTGGAACTACTGGTTTTGCAGGTTCTTCAACTGCAGCTGCCTTTTTAAATGCATTTAGTGAAGATAAACCATATATTCACTTAGATGTTGCAAGTACAGCTTATGAAGATAAAAGAGGAAAAGCAACAATGGCAAGAACTCTTTTTGAAATGTTAAATAAGTAA